In one window of uncultured Acetobacteroides sp. DNA:
- a CDS encoding sulfatase-like hydrolase/transferase yields the protein MSYKGGHLAALKYLFREYLGYLLFWVAFFFTSRLLFMAVNFRDTTGVAAADYFGIFIHGLHMDLSMIGYLVMLCGLFFIVISWIAPQLAKRFAAGVTLTFLIILSIVVISDAVLFGYWGFRMDSTPLLYLKTPKEAAASLNIVQLVSFPIAIGSYVVAWWFIYKRFVNTRTTVEARLPWWSILLISLNIIPIRGGFGISPMNPGKAYFSKNAYTNQATINVAWNVFYSLNKMEDTDREYNFMDIKEAQRIVADMYKQSGETEYILNTPKPNVIVLMMESFASNITETLGEEKGVTPNLDSLMREGVLFTHIYNDGQRSEKGLVSVLSGYPAQTTTSIIKHNAKVLKLPVLAKDFKAKGYSTAYYYGGDIGFANMRTYLISAGYDRYVTQDDFAADQLQSKWGAQDEFVFNRLFDDLKAERKPFFYTFFTSSSHEPFDVPMKTVIKGDDEDSKFMNAAHYTDKCLGDFIRKAKKCSWWNNTLIVLVADHGRSCPSSLKMYDEKRNRIPMLWLGGALKVKGVKVDRHGVQHDLAATLLAQLKMNTKPYMFSRNLLDKNFKDWSMFTFNNGFGYAEGSSVVVYDNVGNTYPQEINPTAEVRKRGKALFEVYNHHFVTL from the coding sequence ATGAGCTATAAGGGAGGTCATCTGGCTGCGCTGAAGTATCTGTTCCGCGAATATCTTGGCTACCTACTCTTTTGGGTGGCATTCTTTTTCACTTCTCGCCTTCTTTTTATGGCAGTTAACTTCCGCGATACCACAGGAGTTGCAGCTGCCGACTACTTCGGAATATTTATCCATGGCTTGCACATGGACCTTTCGATGATTGGCTACCTGGTGATGCTATGCGGGCTATTCTTCATCGTCATCAGCTGGATTGCCCCTCAATTGGCCAAGCGCTTTGCGGCAGGGGTTACGCTGACCTTTCTTATCATCCTTTCGATTGTCGTTATTTCCGATGCGGTTCTTTTTGGCTACTGGGGCTTTAGGATGGACTCCACCCCGCTGCTCTACCTTAAGACGCCGAAGGAGGCTGCCGCATCGTTGAATATTGTTCAGCTCGTTTCGTTTCCTATTGCCATTGGCTCGTACGTGGTAGCCTGGTGGTTCATCTACAAAAGATTCGTAAATACTAGAACAACCGTAGAGGCTCGCCTGCCATGGTGGAGCATCCTGCTGATATCCTTGAACATTATTCCGATACGCGGAGGTTTTGGCATCTCGCCAATGAATCCCGGAAAAGCATACTTCTCCAAGAATGCCTACACCAACCAGGCGACCATCAATGTGGCATGGAATGTATTCTATTCGCTCAACAAGATGGAGGATACCGACCGCGAGTACAACTTTATGGACATCAAGGAGGCGCAGCGGATCGTTGCCGACATGTATAAGCAGTCGGGGGAGACGGAATACATCCTGAACACCCCAAAACCCAACGTAATTGTGCTGATGATGGAGAGCTTTGCGAGCAACATCACCGAAACGCTGGGCGAGGAGAAGGGGGTGACCCCCAACCTGGACAGCCTGATGCGCGAAGGCGTGCTGTTTACCCACATCTACAACGATGGGCAGCGGTCGGAGAAGGGGCTGGTGTCGGTTTTGAGCGGCTATCCGGCGCAAACCACCACCTCCATCATCAAGCATAACGCCAAGGTGCTGAAGCTGCCGGTGCTGGCAAAGGATTTTAAGGCTAAGGGGTACAGCACCGCCTACTACTACGGCGGCGACATCGGCTTTGCCAACATGCGCACCTACCTGATATCGGCGGGGTACGACCGCTACGTTACGCAGGACGACTTTGCGGCCGATCAGCTGCAGTCGAAGTGGGGGGCGCAGGACGAGTTTGTCTTCAACCGCCTTTTCGACGACCTGAAGGCCGAGCGGAAGCCGTTCTTCTACACCTTCTTTACCTCGAGCAGCCATGAGCCCTTCGATGTGCCCATGAAGACGGTGATAAAGGGCGACGACGAGGACTCGAAGTTTATGAATGCGGCCCATTACACCGATAAATGCCTAGGCGACTTCATCCGTAAAGCCAAAAAGTGCAGCTGGTGGAACAATACGCTCATCGTGCTGGTGGCCGACCACGGCCGCAGCTGCCCCAGCAGCCTAAAGATGTACGATGAGAAGCGCAACCGAATCCCCATGCTCTGGCTGGGAGGCGCGCTGAAGGTAAAGGGCGTGAAAGTTGACAGGCATGGAGTGCAGCACGACCTTGCGGCAACGCTTCTCGCGCAGCTGAAGATGAATACCAAACCCTACATGTTCTCGCGCAACCTATTGGACAAGAACTTTAAGGACTGGAGCATGTTTACCTTCAATAACGGCTTCGGATACGCCGAGGGCAGCTCGGTGGTGGTTTACGATAACGTCGGAAACACCTATCCGCAGGAGATTAACCCTACCGCAGAGGTGAGAAAGAGGGGAAAAGCCCTCTTCGAGGTGTATAACCACCACTTTGTAACCCTATAG
- the surE gene encoding 5'/3'-nucleotidase SurE translates to MTEIQRPLILISNDDGINARGIAALAEIAKQFGRVVVVAPEQGQSGMSHAITSAIPVRLRHVKEEDDVSWYAVSGTPADCIKLAMYEVLHRKPDLVISGINHGSNASVAVIYSGTIGAAVEGTLYGIPSVGFSLLDHSANADFTAAKRWFPPIIKKVLEKGLPHFTLLNVNIPNIPSEKIKGYAHCRVTHGNWSEEYEKRTDPQGKEYYWLTGYFHNDEPSATDTDEWALANGYVAVVPVYVDWTNRAFLDQMKQEWVFDEEMAKKL, encoded by the coding sequence ATGACAGAAATACAACGTCCGCTTATCCTAATATCGAATGACGATGGCATAAACGCCCGCGGTATTGCAGCATTGGCCGAGATAGCCAAGCAATTTGGCCGCGTAGTAGTGGTAGCCCCCGAGCAGGGTCAGTCGGGCATGTCGCACGCCATCACATCAGCCATTCCCGTGCGCCTTCGCCACGTAAAGGAGGAGGACGACGTATCGTGGTATGCGGTAAGCGGCACCCCTGCCGACTGCATCAAGCTAGCGATGTACGAAGTGCTCCACCGCAAGCCCGATTTGGTGATATCGGGGATCAACCATGGCTCCAATGCCTCGGTGGCCGTCATCTACTCGGGAACCATTGGCGCAGCGGTAGAGGGAACGCTCTACGGCATTCCTTCAGTGGGCTTCTCGCTGCTCGATCACTCGGCCAATGCCGATTTTACCGCCGCCAAGCGCTGGTTTCCCCCAATCATCAAGAAGGTTTTGGAGAAGGGATTGCCCCATTTTACCCTGCTCAACGTAAATATCCCCAACATTCCCTCCGAAAAGATCAAGGGATATGCTCATTGCCGCGTAACGCACGGCAACTGGAGCGAAGAGTACGAGAAGCGCACCGATCCGCAGGGGAAAGAGTACTACTGGCTTACCGGATACTTCCATAACGACGAGCCATCGGCAACTGATACCGACGAATGGGCGCTGGCCAACGGCTATGTGGCCGTTGTTCCGGTGTATGTCGACTGGACGAACCGCGCATTCCTCGACCAGATGAAGCAGGAGTGGGTATTCGACGAAGAGATGGCTAAAAAACTGTAG